In Neokomagataea tanensis, one genomic interval encodes:
- a CDS encoding cupin, with amino-acid sequence MHRRFFNAVLAGLGLSLGGHVARAIAQGTPVDTETFLLTTNGWVPNNQKLPVILYRNALGISEADPASSFEELFQTNGWPPQWRNGVYPFHHYHTEGHEVLGIYGGSAELMLGGPGARKVSVHAGDIVLLPAGTGHMKISANDQFGVVGAYPPNQSFDIVRQAPSTTQLQRLAALPFPGTDPVCGANGPVPHDWHYG; translated from the coding sequence ATGCACCGTCGTTTTTTCAACGCCGTTCTCGCTGGCCTCGGCCTATCTCTTGGCGGACACGTCGCGCGTGCAATTGCTCAAGGCACGCCCGTTGATACGGAAACATTTCTGCTCACCACGAATGGCTGGGTTCCCAATAACCAGAAGCTCCCGGTCATTCTCTACCGCAATGCACTCGGCATCAGTGAAGCAGACCCTGCCAGCTCTTTCGAAGAACTGTTTCAGACCAACGGGTGGCCCCCGCAATGGCGGAATGGGGTCTATCCTTTCCATCATTACCATACAGAAGGTCACGAGGTTTTAGGTATTTACGGCGGCTCGGCCGAACTCATGCTAGGCGGCCCCGGAGCGCGAAAAGTGTCGGTTCACGCCGGAGACATCGTGCTTTTACCCGCCGGGACTGGCCATATGAAAATCAGTGCAAACGACCAATTCGGCGTTGTCGGGGCCTACCCTCCCAACCAAAGTTTTGACATTGTCCGGCAAGCTCCCAGCACCACGCAGCTCCAACGCTTGGCTGCTTTGCCCTTTCCCGGCACCGACCCCGTTTGCGGTGCCAATGGCCCTGTTCCTCATGACTGGCATTATGGGTGA
- a CDS encoding AzlC family ABC transporter permease translates to MSDNVTVHSASDGGFWSEFLRGVRTSLPVIIGFIPFGLLLGRQAVQHGMTMLSVPLMTGLNYGGGSEFAAVNLWTSPLPVALIISVTLLINCRHILMGAALAPWLKDVPRKRAVLWLFLMCDETWAISLSDTQKRQRFSSGYYFGVGWSLYVTWIVSTFLGAYLGGRIGDLTQYGFDMAFPAVFLVILRGMWKDHRMSLPWVVSLLAGVLVYRWCPGAWCVPAGTVAGAVTAACVVRGVE, encoded by the coding sequence ATGTCTGATAACGTCACAGTGCACTCGGCCTCAGATGGAGGCTTTTGGTCGGAATTTTTGCGTGGGGTGCGTACCTCACTGCCGGTTATTATTGGCTTTATACCGTTCGGTTTGTTGCTTGGTCGGCAGGCTGTGCAGCATGGTATGACTATGCTGAGTGTTCCGCTTATGACGGGCCTTAATTATGGTGGCGGGTCGGAGTTTGCCGCGGTCAACCTTTGGACAAGCCCATTACCGGTTGCGCTGATTATTTCTGTAACGCTGCTTATAAATTGCCGTCACATTTTGATGGGGGCTGCACTCGCGCCGTGGCTCAAAGACGTGCCACGTAAGCGCGCAGTTTTGTGGCTTTTCCTCATGTGTGATGAGACATGGGCAATCTCTCTTTCAGACACACAAAAAAGGCAGAGATTTAGCTCAGGTTACTATTTTGGCGTCGGGTGGAGCCTGTATGTGACGTGGATCGTCAGTACGTTTTTAGGGGCGTATTTAGGCGGCAGAATTGGTGACCTAACCCAGTACGGCTTTGATATGGCATTTCCGGCCGTATTCTTGGTCATTTTGCGCGGCATGTGGAAAGATCACCGCATGTCCCTGCCATGGGTTGTAAGTTTATTGGCTGGTGTTTTGGTCTATCGTTGGTGTCCCGGTGCTTGGTGCGTGCCCGCTGGCACAGTGGCCGGCGCTGTGACGGCAGCGTGCGTTGTGAGGGGAGTAGAATAA
- a CDS encoding AzlD family protein — translation MDRDTLLTILGMGLTTYLTRIGGYVLLGGKTLSPRATAMMDIIPGCVLISVLAPSFATGRWFDLAGLGITVLAAMKLPLLPTMAIGVISTGFLRAVFAP, via the coding sequence ATGGACCGTGACACTCTCCTGACTATCCTTGGTATGGGCCTGACCACATATTTGACGCGCATTGGTGGTTACGTTCTGCTGGGTGGGAAAACGCTCTCTCCCCGTGCAACGGCCATGATGGATATTATTCCCGGCTGCGTGCTGATTTCCGTTCTGGCACCGAGTTTTGCAACCGGCAGATGGTTTGACCTGGCCGGACTGGGTATAACGGTATTGGCTGCAATGAAATTACCTTTGCTGCCGACTATGGCAATAGGTGTGATTAGCACGGGCTTTCTGCGCGCCGTTTTTGCGCCGTAA